In uncultured Cohaesibacter sp., a genomic segment contains:
- a CDS encoding AAA family ATPase yields MEWSPQQDAALKAVGNWISHGNEPIFRLFGYAGTGKTTLARHLAEGINGSVLFGAFTGKAAQVLRQKGCPGASTIHAMIYRPDTSDDDEREEDVPAFVINRDSPAHDADLIVIDECSMVDEMLGSDLLSFGKPVLVLGDPAQLPPVSGGGYFTDAEPDIMLTEIHRQAQDNPIIRLAQDVREGRTPDYGDYGAVQVIGRRTLETDQVLAADQVLVGRNATRQKYNNRLRELKDFDGPYPQVGDKLVCLRNNHQKGLLNGGIWMVDKVTSRTGKDIKMRVSPELAHELSGRVALKVPKALFEEREGEIPWTVRKQGDAFDYGYALTVHKAQGSQWNNVMLFDESWAFRDHRTRWLYTGVTRAAESLTIVR; encoded by the coding sequence ATGGAGTGGTCTCCACAGCAGGATGCCGCGCTCAAGGCTGTCGGCAACTGGATCAGTCACGGAAACGAGCCGATCTTTCGACTGTTTGGCTATGCCGGGACAGGCAAGACGACCCTTGCGCGCCATCTGGCCGAAGGGATCAATGGCAGCGTGCTGTTTGGCGCCTTCACGGGCAAGGCGGCTCAGGTACTGCGCCAGAAGGGCTGCCCCGGAGCCAGTACCATCCATGCCATGATCTACCGGCCGGACACCAGTGACGATGACGAGCGCGAGGAAGACGTTCCCGCTTTTGTCATAAACCGCGACAGCCCGGCTCATGATGCGGATCTCATCGTCATCGACGAGTGCTCCATGGTTGACGAGATGCTAGGCTCCGATTTGCTTTCCTTCGGCAAGCCGGTGCTCGTCCTGGGCGATCCAGCCCAGCTGCCGCCCGTTTCCGGTGGCGGCTATTTCACCGATGCCGAGCCGGACATCATGCTCACAGAGATCCACCGGCAGGCACAGGACAATCCGATCATCCGGCTGGCGCAGGATGTCCGCGAGGGCCGCACCCCGGACTATGGCGACTATGGCGCCGTGCAGGTCATCGGGCGACGAACGCTGGAGACCGATCAGGTGCTGGCCGCCGATCAGGTGCTTGTCGGACGCAATGCGACCCGACAGAAATATAACAATCGCCTCAGAGAGCTGAAGGATTTCGATGGCCCCTACCCGCAGGTGGGCGACAAGCTGGTGTGCCTGCGCAACAACCACCAGAAAGGGCTGCTTAACGGCGGCATCTGGATGGTTGACAAGGTGACCAGCCGCACTGGCAAGGACATCAAGATGCGGGTTTCGCCAGAGCTGGCCCACGAATTGTCCGGTCGGGTGGCGCTGAAGGTTCCCAAGGCCTTGTTCGAGGAGCGCGAAGGGGAAATTCCCTGGACTGTACGCAAGCAGGGCGATGCCTTCGACTATGGCTATGCGCTGACCGTGCACAAGGCACAGGGCTCTCAGTGGAACAATGTCATGTTGTTTGATGAAAGCTGGGCCTTCAGAGATCACAGGACACGCTGGCTCTATACCGGCGTGACGCGTGCAGCCGAAAGCCTGACAATCGTGCGCTAG
- a CDS encoding response regulator, with amino-acid sequence MRTIIRTILQGLGVREIFEAEDGGVGLEKLEQLSPDILIIDWVLPILDGPELVRLVRNPNHPMGTVPIIMISSYAEKHRIMEAKQLGVHEFLRKPFSAKDMYLRIVAATSMDRPFVRTDNYYGPAPRESVTRRTGDGSSDLAQTGVSVPTAFA; translated from the coding sequence ATGCGCACGATCATCCGTACCATTTTGCAGGGGCTGGGTGTTCGCGAGATCTTCGAAGCAGAAGACGGTGGCGTCGGGCTGGAGAAGCTTGAACAGCTTTCTCCGGACATTCTGATCATTGACTGGGTTCTGCCCATTCTGGATGGCCCGGAACTGGTGCGCCTGGTGCGCAACCCGAACCACCCGATGGGCACCGTGCCGATCATCATGATCTCATCCTATGCCGAAAAGCACCGCATCATGGAAGCCAAGCAGCTGGGGGTCCATGAGTTTCTGCGCAAGCCTTTTTCCGCCAAGGACATGTATCTCCGGATCGTGGCTGCCACCTCGATGGATCGCCCGTTTGTCCGCACCGACAATTACTATGGTCCGGCCCCGCGCGAATCGGTCACCCGACGCACCGGCGATGGCTCGTCCGATCTGGCTCAGACCGGCGTTTCCGTTCCGACCGCCTTCGCCTAG